The segment ACCTGGTTCGGGGACTTGCACCCCGTTAGTCCCGTGCCATGCCCGGCACACACGCTCAGGGTGAGGCGCGCGGCTTTTCTGCGTCGCCTCCACCCTGTTGTTGGGCTTTTGATGCTATTCCCGGCGAATCCTAAAGGCCCTGTCAGGGGCGCACAGCCAAGGTCACGTAAAATGTCCGAACAGCACCGTCTATCAGGTACGGCATACTGTCGGTATATTCGTCCCGATATGCTTTCACTCGAAAGCCTTGTTCTCCCAAATGACGGAAGATGTCATCGAATGCATACTGGTTGACATGTTTCCTGTATTGATCGGCAAACTCGCTTACAGGAGATTCTATAGAGTACAGTTGGCTTGTCTCACCGAGGAAGGTTCGAAGGTACAAGACCTTGGATGCAGAAGCGACCATGTAATCCAACGCAGGGAATGCGCTTGGAAGATGTTCAACCGTTGCACTGCATACCACTAGATCAGCTTTGGGGCAGAAGTCGGGTGGAATTGGCGACTCTGATATGTCGTGTTCCAAAAAGTGCACATCGGCATCAGATGCGTAGTATTCTCTTCCTATTTCCAACAGACGGTTTTCACCATCAATACCGAAATAGACGGGTTCAAGGTCCTTGAAGTACTTGTACAGATAACCAACACCACACCCAACGTCTAGAATTGTGGCCCTTCGACCTATGATCGGTTCAACGATCCGGCGACATTGCTTGATCCAGACTAGATTCAACTCTCCATGAAGGCGTTTTCGCATCTCGTCGATGTATTCTTGCCCTGTTATCTCGTAGAAGTGAACTTTCTTCATTGTACAATCCTCCACGGCTATGATTGCTATGCCCAATAAGTTATTCTAAAGTTTCTGTATATCTCCGCCATCCACGGGGTTCGTGAAGTTTGCTACAACGACAAGGCATTTCTTTTGTCATCGCATTCCTGGTTTATCGAAACCTTAGAACCCGACTAACCATAGGAAATAACATATAATATCTTGACAATTTTTTCGCAACCATTTATTTCTATCTTTCCGTATATCATGTCAATTGTAATGTTATCTGAGTTCGGAGGATGTCACATGCTTGCTATCCCGTCAGTATTACAGTCAAGATTTGAGGAGCATTTACGGAACAAGACCATTCCAGATCATTTGCAATGGCCATATAAAAAATGGCTCCGCTATTATTTAGACTACTGTGAGAAGTATCATTTTTCTCCTATAGATAAAAGCAGCCTGCCTCGATTTATCGGTAAGTTGCGTGAAAAAAAGCAAACAGAACAACAACAAGGTCAGGCCGCTGAGGCGATAAAAATGTATTATGAGATCCTCAGCCAAGATGACATGCCCCCAAAAGCGCCGCCGCCCCAACCTATTCATCATGGAGAGGAAAACTCTTCCAAAGACGGCAAACATGTATTCATCCACGAGTCACCAGCCATAGCGATTCAGCACAAAAAAGTCGTACCGGCGCCCTCACGTGGTTCCGTCCCGCCATCCAGGGTCCAAAGGTCTTCAATAACCCTCGGCGTTTCAGGAATATCACCCATTGTGCCGCAAGGTGTAATTAACGCTTCCTCTCTTCAAGCAAAACGCGACGACGGGTCTTCCTGGAGATCGGAATATTCCCGACTGGCGGATGAAATACACGTCCGGCATTATTCTAAAAAAACATTGCAAACCTATCAAGGCTGGACGAAAAAATTTCAAGCATTTACACAAAGCAAGAAGCCGGAACTGCTCTCAACGAACGATGTAAAAGAATTTTTAACGTTTTTAGCCGTGAAGCGAAGGGTGTCGGCAACCACTCAAAATCAGGCGTTCAATTCTCTATTGTTCTTTTATCGTCATGTTTTGAATAAGGAATTCGGCAAGATTGATGGCGTCGTCAGAGCAAAACGAAGGCATTATATCCCGGTCGTTTTATCCCGTGAAGAGATCAATGAAATACTGAAGCGCCTGGAACCTCCGTATGACCTTGTCGTAAAATTGCTTTATGGATGCGGGCTTCGGCTTTTTGAATGCCTGGGGCTTCGCGTGCAATGCATGAGTTTTGATGCAGGCATCGTAACAGTTCACGACGGCAAGGGACAAAAAGATCGAACCGTGCCGTTGCCCCAAACGATTCTCCCGGAACTGCGGGCTCATCTTGAGTCATTGAAAGATCTGCATCAAAGCGACTTGGATCGTGGATATGCCGGTGTATTTTTAGTGAATGCTTTGGAGCAAAAATACAAAAATGCGGCCAGGGAGTTTATATGGCAATGGTTTTTCCCGGCCAAGCAATTGACTGTCGAGAGCAAGACAGGAGAATACCGTCGCTTTCATCTGCATGAAACGCATGTTCAACAGGCAATCAAACAAGCAGTAGGCAAGGCAAGGATAACCAAACGCGCGACGGCTCATACTTTTCGCCATAGTTTTGCCAGTCATCTCCTCCAGGGGAATTATGATATCCGGACGATTCAGGAACTGCTGGGGCATAGCGATGTCCGGACGACGATGATTTATACCCACACAGTAAAGAGCGTCACGATAAAGAACGCCCAAAGCCCGCTGGATTTTTAGTGTTTTCCTTTAGACCTGATCCCACCTTGTTACAATTATCTAGCTCTGATCATCTGTTTCTTGACACATGATGGATTTTCCTATAATTTCACGCCAAAATCAAAGATCGAATAGATAATTGGGGACAGCCACTAATATCCGGCTGATGTCCCGAATGTTGAAATTTTGAGGAAGAAATTGGTACGTAAGGGGACGTGCCAGCCACCTAACGGATGTCTGTCACGCCCTTTGCTTTTTTTATTCGGTTTGAATTTATGCGGCAACATATTGGCGGACGTCCACCTGTGCACCAGCTTTTGCCATCTGTTCGGCAGATATAAGCAGCTCTCCTGCCACCTGTTCATCAACGTAATCTTCGCCACAGTTCGGACATACTTGCGCAGGGACTTTTTTAACAACACAGGTAAAGCCATCCCTTTCCAGCGTGACGGTTGTTGTGCCCGGTTTGGTTTCAGCGTGTTTGCAAATAACACATTTCATGGCATTCTCCTTTTAAAATCGGGGCTCCATTTGTCTTGTTCAGGTTCGTAAACAGTAATCACAATTGTTTCGTTATCAGCCACGTTATCCACCGCTACGACATGCACCGGACGTTTTTCAACCCATCCCAGGATTAGACGGCTTGGATATGGTGTATCGTCCGGGTATCCTTCTATAGTTTCTCCTGTTGCCAGAATAGAACGAATATCCTTTTCATCTACTCGACGTTGAAACATCCGGTGAATCGCATGAGTACGAAATATAATCTTCCCAACTTCCGACAAAATCTGAGACTCCTGATATCAAATGCAGTTATATGAAAGTACCGTCGCAGTGGTCGCATCTTTCAAGCCGTGGCGCTTCAATTTCCCTGTCGCTGCCCAAGGCTGCCTCCAGGAAAGTGATATTTAAATCGCATTGTAGATCGGCCCCTCGTTCCGCCTGCCTGCGTGCGCGGGCTCCACCGCCAAAGAAGTCCTCAAAAATATCGCTGAAGGAACGGAAGATATCGGACTGCCGGGTGAACCCCTGGTAGCCCGTGCTTCTGAGACCTTCATGGCCAAAGCGATCGTATATCTGTCTCTTTTCAGGATTACTCAATACCTCGTATGCTTCAGCGGCCTCTTTAAACTGCTCCTCGGCTTCCCTGTTACCTGGATTTCGATCAGGATGATACTTCAAGGCCAATTGCCTGTATGCCTTTTTAATCTCCTCCAAAGAGTTTCCTCTGTGGACATTCAGTATCTCGTAATAGTCCCGCATAGCTACCTCAAAGCCCCCGGATACACATCAGTCGTCAGTCTTATGACTTATGACTTATGACTTATGACTTATGACTTACGACTTTAGTAATCGTAATCCTCGGGCGGCATCCCGCCGGGCGGCATTGGCGGAGTCGCTTTTTTCTTGGGTTTTTCTGCAACCATCGCCTTAGTGGTTAGAAGGAGTGAGGATAATGAGGCGGCGTTCTGAAGGGCGAAGCGGACTACTTTTGTCGGATCAATGATACCCGCTTCGATCATGTCCACATACTCGCCTCTCTCGGCGTCGAATCCGTAATTTCCCTTGTTCTCCTTTACCTTTTCGGTGACGATGGCCCCCTCATAACCCGCGTTGGCAGCAATCTGTCTTAACGGTTCTTCAATTGCCCTTCTGACGATGTCCAATCCGTGCTGTTCCTCACCGGGAAGCTTCGTTTTCTCCAATGCACCCAGGCTCCGCAGCAAGGCGACGCCGCCACCGGGAACGATTCCTTCTTCAACGGCCGCCCGTGTGGCGTTCAACGCATCCTCCACACGCGCCTTTTTCTCTTTCAACTCAACCTCTGTCGCTGCCCCCACTTTGATCACGGCAACCCCACCAACCAGTTTGGCCAGGCGTTCCTGTAATTTTTCGCGGTCGTAGTCAGATGTGGTTTCCTCGATTTGCGCCCTGATCTGCTTGACACGACCCTCGAGATCGGCCCTATTGCCGCCACCCTCCACAAGGGTGGTATTATCTTTGTCAATAGTTACACGCTTACAGGTACCGAGATCTTTTATGGTAACATTTTCCAGTTTAATGCCCACATCCTCCGAGATGACCTTCCCACCGGTTAAGATGGCGATATCATCGAGCATGGCCTTTCTTCTGTCACCAAACCCCGGCGCCTTTACTGCCGCACCCTTCAGGGTACCACGAATCTTGTTAACCACCAGCGTAGCTAATGCTTCACCCTCAACATCTTCAGCAATGATCAAAAGCGGTCTTCCCATCTTGGCAATCTGTTCCAGGATGGGGACCATATCCTTCATCGTACTGATCTTTTTCT is part of the Syntrophales bacterium genome and harbors:
- a CDS encoding class I SAM-dependent methyltransferase gives rise to the protein MKKVHFYEITGQEYIDEMRKRLHGELNLVWIKQCRRIVEPIIGRRATILDVGCGVGYLYKYFKDLEPVYFGIDGENRLLEIGREYYASDADVHFLEHDISESPIPPDFCPKADLVVCSATVEHLPSAFPALDYMVASASKVLYLRTFLGETSQLYSIESPVSEFADQYRKHVNQYAFDDIFRHLGEQGFRVKAYRDEYTDSMPYLIDGAVRTFYVTLAVRP
- a CDS encoding integron integrase; amino-acid sequence: MLAIPSVLQSRFEEHLRNKTIPDHLQWPYKKWLRYYLDYCEKYHFSPIDKSSLPRFIGKLREKKQTEQQQGQAAEAIKMYYEILSQDDMPPKAPPPQPIHHGEENSSKDGKHVFIHESPAIAIQHKKVVPAPSRGSVPPSRVQRSSITLGVSGISPIVPQGVINASSLQAKRDDGSSWRSEYSRLADEIHVRHYSKKTLQTYQGWTKKFQAFTQSKKPELLSTNDVKEFLTFLAVKRRVSATTQNQAFNSLLFFYRHVLNKEFGKIDGVVRAKRRHYIPVVLSREEINEILKRLEPPYDLVVKLLYGCGLRLFECLGLRVQCMSFDAGIVTVHDGKGQKDRTVPLPQTILPELRAHLESLKDLHQSDLDRGYAGVFLVNALEQKYKNAAREFIWQWFFPAKQLTVESKTGEYRRFHLHETHVQQAIKQAVGKARITKRATAHTFRHSFASHLLQGNYDIRTIQELLGHSDVRTTMIYTHTVKSVTIKNAQSPLDF
- a CDS encoding type II toxin-antitoxin system MqsA family antitoxin; translation: MKCVICKHAETKPGTTTVTLERDGFTCVVKKVPAQVCPNCGEDYVDEQVAGELLISAEQMAKAGAQVDVRQYVAA
- a CDS encoding DUF4258 domain-containing protein; its protein translation is MSEVGKIIFRTHAIHRMFQRRVDEKDIRSILATGETIEGYPDDTPYPSRLILGWVEKRPVHVVAVDNVADNETIVITVYEPEQDKWSPDFKRRMP
- a CDS encoding DnaJ domain-containing protein, translated to MRDYYEILNVHRGNSLEEIKKAYRQLALKYHPDRNPGNREAEEQFKEAAEAYEVLSNPEKRQIYDRFGHEGLRSTGYQGFTRQSDIFRSFSDIFEDFFGGGARARRQAERGADLQCDLNITFLEAALGSDREIEAPRLERCDHCDGTFI
- the groL gene encoding chaperonin GroEL (60 kDa chaperone family; promotes refolding of misfolded polypeptides especially under stressful conditions; forms two stacked rings of heptamers to form a barrel-shaped 14mer; ends can be capped by GroES; misfolded proteins enter the barrel where they are refolded when GroES binds) is translated as MAAKEIKYDAVAREKIMRGVETLASAVKVTLGPRGRNVVLEKSWGAPTITKDGVTVAKEIELEDKFENMGAQMAKEVASKTSDMAGDGTTTATILAQAIYTEGGKLVAAGINPMALKKGIDKGVAIVVDELKKMSKTIKDKKEISQVGTVSANNDRTIGEIISEAMEKVGKEGVITVEEAKTMETTLEIVEGMQFDRGYISPYFVTDAEKMEVHLEDAYILLHEKKISTMKDMVPILEQIAKMGRPLLIIAEDVEGEALATLVVNKIRGTLKGAAVKAPGFGDRRKAMLDDIAILTGGKVISEDVGIKLENVTIKDLGTCKRVTIDKDNTTLVEGGGNRADLEGRVKQIRAQIEETTSDYDREKLQERLAKLVGGVAVIKVGAATEVELKEKKARVEDALNATRAAVEEGIVPGGGVALLRSLGALEKTKLPGEEQHGLDIVRRAIEEPLRQIAANAGYEGAIVTEKVKENKGNYGFDAERGEYVDMIEAGIIDPTKVVRFALQNAASLSSLLLTTKAMVAEKPKKKATPPMPPGGMPPEDYDY